The Sphaerospermopsis torques-reginae ITEP-024 genome has a window encoding:
- a CDS encoding DUF1636 family protein: MQKQQHTLFVCTTCASVWKEGKKIGESGGQQLLHKLQQLAQTWELHSKFSIQGVQCMSACNHACVIAFQGEEKFTYLFGNLAVDDSASAILQCATQYYTNPTGLLPWSERPEPLKTGILAKIPPLSKWAKLTKNCC; encoded by the coding sequence ATGCAAAAACAACAACATACTTTATTTGTCTGTACAACCTGCGCCAGTGTGTGGAAAGAAGGTAAAAAGATAGGTGAAAGTGGCGGACAGCAGCTATTACACAAACTTCAACAACTTGCACAAACTTGGGAACTGCACTCTAAATTCTCCATTCAAGGAGTCCAATGTATGAGTGCTTGCAACCATGCTTGCGTTATCGCTTTCCAAGGAGAAGAGAAATTTACCTATCTTTTCGGTAACTTAGCAGTTGATGATAGTGCATCTGCCATCCTGCAATGTGCCACCCAATACTACACTAACCCCACGGGTTTACTACCTTGGTCAGAACGCCCAGAACCCTTAAAAACAGGCATCTTAGCCAAAATACCACCCCTCAGTAAATGGGCAAAACTCACCAAAAATTGCTGTTAA
- a CDS encoding ABC transporter substrate-binding protein, which translates to MKFSQLPYSKLIIFLCQFCLIATFIIACHSTKNPITKKPITNNTTNNTCIQNYNPNQDYFPNKAKINYATGFAVEYHNHYKVVTIKNPWQNAKTQFQYVLVQCGTPTPSGFNQAQIITVPVNSVVALSTTHLPHLAKLGLVDKLIGISNTQQVNTPAVIERIKEGKSTQVGNNSNVDIEKLLALNPDLVTTFGTGNSQTDSYGKLTEAGLKVGINAEYMEDTPLGRSEWLKFTALFFNQEEKAENIFQEIADKYTQIATKAQSVKNRPTVFVGFNFKGTWFMPGGKSYVAKYLNDAGGNYLWNDDQSNGSLPLSFEVVLDRAAKADYWLNSRQSWQSLKDVVAEDSRYGDFKAVKTGNIYNNNARVNADGGNDYWEGGISNPDIVLADLIKILHPELLPEHQLFYYRELPK; encoded by the coding sequence ATGAAATTTTCACAACTTCCTTACTCAAAACTAATCATTTTTTTATGTCAATTTTGCCTTATAGCCACGTTTATTATTGCCTGTCATAGTACAAAAAATCCTATAACTAAAAAACCTATAACTAACAACACAACCAATAACACCTGTATTCAAAACTATAACCCTAATCAAGATTATTTCCCCAACAAAGCTAAAATTAACTATGCTACAGGCTTCGCAGTTGAATATCATAATCATTACAAAGTTGTGACGATTAAAAATCCCTGGCAAAATGCGAAAACGCAGTTTCAATATGTTTTGGTTCAGTGTGGAACTCCCACACCTTCAGGATTTAACCAAGCACAAATTATTACAGTTCCTGTTAATTCTGTCGTAGCTTTATCTACAACTCATTTACCCCACTTAGCAAAATTAGGATTGGTGGATAAGTTAATAGGAATTAGTAATACTCAACAAGTTAATACTCCGGCTGTAATTGAGAGAATTAAAGAGGGAAAAAGTACCCAAGTAGGTAATAATTCCAATGTGGATATAGAAAAGTTATTAGCATTAAATCCTGATTTAGTCACAACTTTTGGTACAGGAAATTCCCAAACAGATAGTTACGGAAAACTTACGGAAGCTGGTTTGAAAGTGGGGATAAATGCTGAATATATGGAAGATACGCCGTTGGGAAGAAGTGAATGGTTAAAATTTACGGCTTTATTTTTTAATCAAGAAGAAAAAGCTGAAAATATATTTCAAGAAATAGCAGATAAATATACACAAATTGCCACAAAAGCTCAATCTGTAAAAAATCGTCCCACCGTATTTGTTGGCTTTAATTTTAAAGGTACTTGGTTTATGCCTGGCGGTAAAAGTTATGTGGCTAAATATCTGAATGATGCAGGAGGTAATTATTTGTGGAATGATGATCAATCTAATGGTAGTTTACCACTTTCTTTTGAAGTAGTTTTAGACCGTGCAGCTAAAGCTGATTATTGGTTAAATTCTCGCCAAAGTTGGCAGAGTTTAAAAGATGTCGTCGCAGAAGATAGTCGTTATGGTGATTTTAAAGCTGTAAAAACTGGAAATATTTATAATAATAATGCCCGTGTTAATGCCGATGGTGGTAATGATTATTGGGAAGGAGGAATTAGTAACCCGGATATTGTACTAGCAGATTTAATTAAAATCTTGCATCCAGAATTGTTGCCGGAACATCAACTGTTTTATTACCGCGAATTGCCAAAATAA
- a CDS encoding (2Fe-2S) ferredoxin domain-containing protein → MNEFNCWVQPMNKIETENLSTGGYIEYEYFDCGSDVLASLMYTLFEQNWQQVGIAHIVQGSVLELEFNAPPKLCILYDGYLTVAAEGWHLHLCIDTNFGGPLCKTPVEVRKQRLVSRAAFYRRFNPEGNPRSWGIQFWNGANEQLMTILLPNPLVDGENLLPEGKPNLEKLALYQDLRDIYVLGIKPIPFNKNPLKHSYISVCTSTRCLPSRKWQPTFEALKSAVENAGLDIEVRTSGCLEVCQLGPVVFYSNDRTWYTRVNPNVAENIVNEHLVKGNKVAENLYPPEKV, encoded by the coding sequence ATGAATGAGTTTAATTGTTGGGTACAACCAATGAATAAAATAGAAACAGAAAATCTATCTACAGGTGGATACATTGAGTATGAATATTTTGATTGTGGGAGTGATGTTTTAGCATCGTTAATGTATACTTTATTTGAGCAAAATTGGCAGCAGGTGGGGATTGCTCATATTGTTCAAGGTAGTGTTTTAGAGTTGGAATTTAATGCACCACCAAAACTATGTATTCTCTATGATGGATATTTGACGGTGGCGGCTGAAGGGTGGCATTTACATTTGTGTATTGATACTAATTTCGGTGGACCTTTATGTAAAACTCCTGTGGAAGTGAGGAAGCAGCGTTTAGTTTCTCGTGCAGCTTTTTATCGGCGGTTTAATCCAGAAGGAAATCCTAGAAGTTGGGGGATTCAATTTTGGAATGGTGCTAATGAACAATTGATGACGATTTTATTACCTAATCCTTTGGTAGATGGAGAAAATTTATTACCAGAAGGAAAACCAAATTTAGAAAAGTTAGCTTTGTATCAAGATTTGAGAGATATTTATGTGTTAGGAATTAAACCAATTCCCTTTAATAAAAATCCTCTCAAACATTCCTATATTTCAGTTTGTACTTCTACTCGCTGTCTTCCTTCTCGCAAATGGCAACCTACATTTGAGGCGTTAAAATCAGCAGTGGAAAATGCAGGTTTAGATATAGAAGTAAGAACATCTGGTTGTTTAGAAGTTTGTCAATTAGGACCTGTGGTTTTCTATTCTAATGATAGAACTTGGTACACTCGCGTTAATCCTAATGTGGCAGAAAATATTGTCAATGAACATTTAGTTAAGGGTAATAAGGTGGCTGAAAACTTATATCCACCGGAAAAAGTATAA
- a CDS encoding FecCD family ABC transporter permease: MKTAKKYLTSHSFIPDNISIRSLFFGILIVALLLIFILDLTLGSVAIPLQEVVNILLGQEPEKITHANIILKFRLPKAVTATLAGAALGVSGLQMQTLFKNPLAGPFVLGISSGASLGVALVVLTASLTTPTLLNNLGIITNFGLVIAASVGAGSVLGVMLVVSRRVQDTMTLLILGLLFGYATGGIVSILLQFSTRERIQSYIMWTFGSFAGVTWKQLIVLIPLILLSLLMALLQSKSLNALLLGESYARSVGLTVEKTRFSIITSASILAGGITAFCGPIAFLGVAIPHLCRSLFNTSDHRILIPSVIILGAILALIADLFSQLAVSQMVLPLNAITALIGTPVVTWVILRRRNSRKSFPS, from the coding sequence ATGAAAACCGCAAAAAAATATCTTACATCTCACTCATTTATTCCAGATAATATTTCCATAAGAAGTTTATTTTTTGGGATATTAATTGTAGCTTTACTATTAATATTTATCTTAGATTTGACTTTGGGTTCTGTTGCTATTCCTCTTCAGGAAGTTGTAAATATTTTACTAGGACAAGAACCAGAAAAGATAACTCATGCCAATATAATCCTCAAATTTAGATTACCGAAAGCTGTAACTGCAACTTTGGCGGGTGCTGCTTTAGGTGTGAGTGGGTTACAAATGCAAACATTATTTAAAAATCCCTTAGCTGGACCTTTTGTATTAGGAATTAGTTCGGGTGCGAGTTTAGGTGTGGCGTTGGTGGTTTTAACTGCAAGTTTGACTACACCAACTTTATTAAATAATTTGGGAATCATTACTAATTTTGGATTAGTGATAGCTGCTAGTGTGGGTGCGGGTTCGGTTTTGGGTGTGATGTTGGTTGTTTCTCGTCGGGTGCAAGATACAATGACGCTGCTAATTTTAGGTTTATTATTCGGTTATGCTACTGGTGGAATTGTGAGTATTTTATTGCAATTTAGCACTAGAGAACGGATTCAAAGTTATATTATGTGGACTTTTGGTAGTTTTGCTGGTGTGACTTGGAAGCAGTTAATTGTGTTAATTCCATTGATACTTTTAAGTTTATTGATGGCGTTGTTGCAATCAAAATCTCTGAATGCACTTTTGCTAGGTGAATCCTATGCCAGAAGTGTAGGTTTAACGGTAGAAAAAACTAGATTTTCTATTATTACCAGTGCTTCTATTTTAGCAGGTGGAATTACAGCTTTTTGTGGACCAATCGCATTTTTGGGGGTGGCTATTCCTCATTTATGTCGGAGTTTGTTCAATACTTCTGACCATCGAATTTTAATCCCCAGTGTGATAATTTTAGGGGCAATTTTAGCTTTAATAGCAGATTTATTTTCTCAATTAGCAGTAAGTCAAATGGTTTTACCTTTAAATGCAATTACGGCTTTAATTGGTACTCCTGTGGTGACTTGGGTAATTCTAAGGAGGCGTAATTCCCGCAAGTCTTTTCCATCCTAA
- a CDS encoding tellurite resistance TerB family protein produces the protein MSKSELVKSKIKTPVKLEPEVAIAIIGLFSASGEDEGIITPEEYPLPEMLEGIELFASYSEEDFDKLTAKVNTLIEEEKVENLIPSAIASLTKKSYRETAYITAILILGMEEDIPESEEDYLFELQEALKISDERAEELIDEIFEEYEEEEEEEE, from the coding sequence ATGTCTAAAAGTGAGTTGGTTAAAAGCAAAATCAAAACTCCAGTTAAACTAGAACCAGAAGTGGCGATCGCCATTATCGGACTTTTTTCCGCTTCTGGTGAGGATGAAGGTATTATTACCCCCGAAGAATACCCCTTACCAGAAATGTTAGAAGGTATTGAACTGTTTGCAAGTTACTCTGAGGAAGACTTTGATAAGTTAACAGCAAAAGTCAACACCTTGATAGAGGAAGAAAAAGTAGAGAATTTAATTCCTAGTGCGATCGCATCCTTAACAAAAAAGAGTTATCGTGAAACTGCCTATATCACAGCTATTTTGATCCTGGGAATGGAAGAAGACATACCCGAATCAGAAGAAGATTATCTCTTTGAACTTCAGGAAGCATTAAAAATTTCCGATGAGCGAGCAGAAGAATTGATAGACGAAATTTTTGAAGAATATGAAGAAGAAGAGGAGGAAGAAGAATAA
- the dacB gene encoding D-alanyl-D-alanine carboxypeptidase/D-alanyl-D-alanine endopeptidase has translation MHQKISISLMLLFISVQINVNQQIAQAQTPNPPETTTKYTCSAQIESSIDAVINRPIFKRMRWGILIKPLSSPQTLYSRDAEKYFIPASNTKLFTTAAALQKLGANFRIRTSVYQDGEGILRVVGRGDPSLKNEQLTILAKQLYQKGIREINQLIADDSYFQGEVVHPSWQWEDVQFYYGAPVNSLIVNENASVINFLPQKIGEPLKIQWSNPLDAYNWQIENDSITTPENQPGFVEVYRDLKGQILRIKGQLPVNSQPNITAIAVFDPAQNFLQNFRLILTKAGIKVKRTSVNNGGKNEQEIAAIESPPLSELLVETNVNSNNLYTEVLLRSLADQQQLARNKTTADLGLEALKNTLTELGIEPNSYMIVDGSGLSRKNIISPEALVQLLQVMAKSSQAEVFRASLPVAGISGTLKNRFLNTSAQGLVQAKTGTMMGVVSLSGYVNVPNYETLVFSIMVNQSEQPASVVRKAMDEIVVLLTQLKRC, from the coding sequence ATTCACCAAAAAATATCTATTAGCTTAATGTTGCTATTTATCAGTGTTCAAATTAATGTTAACCAACAAATAGCCCAAGCACAAACACCAAACCCACCAGAAACTACCACCAAATATACTTGTTCTGCTCAAATAGAATCATCTATAGATGCTGTAATCAATCGTCCTATATTTAAGAGAATGCGTTGGGGAATTTTAATCAAACCCCTATCATCTCCACAAACTCTTTACAGTCGAGATGCAGAAAAATATTTTATTCCTGCTTCTAATACTAAACTGTTCACAACAGCAGCCGCATTGCAGAAACTAGGGGCAAATTTTCGCATTCGTACTTCTGTTTATCAAGACGGAGAAGGTATTTTGCGTGTTGTTGGTAGAGGAGATCCAAGTTTAAAAAATGAGCAATTAACAATATTAGCCAAACAGTTATATCAAAAAGGTATTCGGGAAATTAATCAATTAATTGCTGATGATAGTTATTTTCAAGGTGAGGTTGTTCATCCTAGTTGGCAATGGGAAGATGTACAATTTTATTATGGCGCACCTGTCAATAGTTTAATTGTCAATGAAAATGCTTCTGTTATAAATTTTTTGCCTCAAAAAATCGGAGAACCTTTAAAAATTCAATGGTCCAATCCTCTGGATGCTTATAATTGGCAGATTGAAAATGATTCCATAACAACCCCAGAAAATCAACCGGGTTTTGTGGAAGTTTACCGAGATTTAAAAGGTCAGATTTTAAGAATCAAAGGACAATTACCTGTAAACTCACAACCCAATATTACAGCTATAGCTGTATTTGATCCTGCTCAAAATTTCTTGCAAAATTTCCGTTTAATTTTAACAAAAGCAGGAATAAAAGTTAAACGGACATCCGTTAATAATGGTGGTAAGAATGAACAAGAAATAGCCGCTATTGAATCTCCGCCTTTATCTGAATTATTAGTAGAAACAAATGTCAATAGTAATAATTTGTATACTGAAGTCTTACTCAGAAGTTTAGCTGATCAACAGCAATTAGCCAGAAATAAAACTACTGCTGATTTAGGATTGGAAGCTTTAAAAAATACCTTAACTGAATTAGGAATTGAACCGAATAGCTATATGATTGTAGATGGTTCTGGGTTATCTCGCAAAAATATAATTAGTCCAGAAGCTTTGGTACAACTTTTGCAAGTGATGGCCAAATCTTCCCAAGCAGAAGTTTTTCGTGCTTCTTTACCTGTTGCTGGTATTAGTGGTACTTTAAAAAATCGTTTTCTTAATACATCTGCTCAGGGACTTGTCCAAGCAAAAACAGGTACTATGATGGGTGTGGTTTCTTTATCTGGATATGTTAATGTTCCTAATTATGAAACTTTAGTTTTTAGTATTATGGTAAATCAGTCTGAACAACCTGCAAGTGTGGTGAGGAAAGCAATGGATGAAATTGTTGTGTTATTAACGCAGTTGAAGAGATGTTAA
- a CDS encoding ABC transporter ATP-binding protein has product MSNAILTTHNLTIGYQTSRKNFRCVAENISVSLQAGELVCLLGPNGAGKSTLLRSLAGMQPPVAGEVRLLDDNIYKLAPQDLAKRLSLVLTEKVDVGMLSAYTLVTLGRHPYTDWWGNLTAEDEAIVHWAIKSVGALNLVSRQVSELSDGERQKIMIARALAQSPMVMLLDEPTAFLDLPRRVEIMQLLRNLARETKQAILLSTHDLDLALRLADQIWLLDSHGILQVGAPEDLVLSGAFANTFKSAGVEFDILSGEFNLHTPLKGEVQVIGEGIATIWTIRALQRVGFQVKQAEKFSHNQNAAKTQLIVKVISNSQENFWQTQAINNHQDVYVHNSLYELIEFLNF; this is encoded by the coding sequence ATGAGTAATGCAATTTTAACAACCCATAATTTGACTATTGGTTATCAAACATCTCGAAAGAATTTTCGGTGTGTAGCAGAAAATATTTCTGTGTCTTTGCAAGCTGGGGAATTGGTGTGTTTATTGGGTCCCAATGGTGCAGGTAAATCTACATTACTGCGATCGCTTGCCGGAATGCAACCACCTGTAGCTGGTGAAGTCCGACTTTTAGATGATAATATCTACAAATTAGCACCCCAAGATTTAGCGAAACGGTTGAGTTTAGTTCTCACGGAAAAAGTTGATGTGGGAATGCTATCTGCTTATACTTTGGTAACTTTAGGACGACATCCTTATACTGACTGGTGGGGAAATTTGACGGCTGAGGATGAAGCGATAGTACACTGGGCAATTAAATCCGTAGGTGCATTAAATTTAGTCTCCCGTCAAGTTAGTGAACTCAGTGATGGTGAACGACAAAAAATTATGATTGCCCGTGCTTTAGCGCAGTCTCCTATGGTAATGTTGCTAGATGAACCAACGGCATTTTTAGATTTACCACGGCGAGTAGAAATTATGCAATTGTTGCGTAATTTAGCCAGGGAAACTAAACAAGCAATTCTCCTTTCTACCCATGATTTAGATTTAGCTTTGCGGTTAGCTGACCAAATTTGGTTATTAGATTCTCATGGAATTTTACAAGTAGGCGCACCGGAAGATTTAGTATTAAGTGGTGCATTTGCGAATACTTTTAAAAGTGCAGGTGTGGAGTTTGATATTTTGTCTGGTGAGTTTAATTTGCATACACCATTGAAAGGAGAAGTTCAAGTTATTGGTGAGGGTATAGCGACTATATGGACTATTCGCGCTTTACAAAGAGTAGGTTTTCAGGTGAAACAAGCGGAAAAATTTTCTCACAATCAAAATGCTGCAAAAACACAATTAATAGTAAAAGTTATATCCAACTCCCAAGAGAACTTTTGGCAAACTCAAGCTATAAATAATCATCAAGATGTGTATGTTCATAATTCATTATATGAACTGATTGAATTTTTAAATTTTTAG
- a CDS encoding TonB-dependent receptor plug domain-containing protein: MRTQLITRWETQILIFSLTITSGILGKNHPTIATEVTPKSENSAQDLQPIAQTEEKEPDIEITVIDSILNEPVFSPFRREGTVKDSTRPVYVITGEEMEAQGARTVKEALRFLPGILGDGTVGTEVNALSGQFIRGSNTGQVLILLDGRPINNLGGGGFDLSEFTSNNIERVEVLPGGGSTLYGSDAIGGVINIVTRRPTEQITTETKVNFGSYGLNQQSIQNSGKSGDISWVVGYNRTQAQNNYPFSIPEANFEGTRENNDALFNNFNLKLEANLDKRNTLALSTLYLGKEQGTPGGVPIPTPQFGQGFFNSLTENNRKYTDQVLTDLTWNSKLGKGDDSLLTARVYADFLNTRFDNRTGAITSQNRFDTKQDSYGIQVTHNWNLSQNQTLVYGFDYRNTNVHNTSFNYGTNILRLNYDDGISQGAIFSRYDIQFSPNLNVNLGVRQDFSSLVNGSFTSPSVGAKFAVSDSTTLRANYIRNFRAPTIANLFNNNPTNIGNPDLKPEKSDSFDVGIDQKISNIGLLRLTFFSNRVSDTLAFKRLTPPVNGNTGTWENIGLVQTQGIEASLNLQLAKNIYAFVNYTANDPRILKSSNSAEVDKELRFAGADKLNFGVSYENPQGWYLGLLMNSLNGYPTNNTNTEFLPGYTTLDVKMRVPINDKLVLTGSLDNLFNHRYQLFPGFPDGGRVFQLGLSSSF, encoded by the coding sequence ATGCGTACTCAGCTTATTACCAGATGGGAAACTCAAATACTGATTTTCAGTTTGACCATTACATCCGGGATATTAGGGAAAAATCACCCCACCATAGCCACAGAAGTTACACCAAAATCTGAAAATTCCGCCCAAGACTTACAACCAATTGCACAAACAGAAGAAAAAGAACCGGATATAGAAATCACAGTGATTGATAGTATTCTCAACGAACCCGTATTTTCACCCTTTCGTCGAGAAGGAACAGTCAAAGATTCTACCCGTCCGGTTTACGTCATCACTGGGGAAGAAATGGAAGCGCAAGGTGCAAGAACAGTCAAAGAAGCACTGCGATTTTTACCAGGTATTTTGGGTGATGGTACTGTAGGAACAGAAGTCAACGCTTTAAGTGGTCAATTTATTCGCGGTTCTAACACCGGACAAGTTTTAATATTATTGGATGGAAGACCAATTAATAATTTAGGTGGTGGAGGTTTCGACCTTTCAGAATTTACCAGTAATAATATTGAAAGAGTTGAAGTCTTACCTGGAGGTGGTTCAACCCTCTATGGTTCAGATGCAATAGGTGGAGTAATTAATATTGTTACTCGTCGTCCTACAGAGCAGATTACCACAGAAACCAAAGTTAATTTTGGGTCCTATGGACTCAACCAACAAAGCATTCAAAATAGTGGCAAATCTGGTGATATTTCTTGGGTAGTTGGTTACAACCGTACCCAAGCACAAAATAATTATCCCTTTAGCATTCCTGAAGCTAACTTTGAAGGAACAAGAGAAAATAATGATGCACTGTTCAACAACTTTAATCTCAAATTAGAAGCTAATTTAGACAAACGTAATACCTTAGCTTTATCAACTTTATATTTAGGAAAAGAACAGGGAACACCCGGAGGTGTACCCATTCCCACACCTCAATTTGGACAGGGATTTTTTAACTCTCTCACCGAGAATAACCGAAAATACACCGACCAAGTTCTCACCGATTTAACCTGGAACTCTAAATTAGGAAAGGGAGATGATTCACTGCTAACCGCGAGAGTTTACGCCGACTTTCTTAACACTCGCTTTGATAATCGTACTGGTGCAATTACATCTCAAAATCGCTTTGATACCAAACAAGATTCCTATGGTATTCAAGTTACCCATAATTGGAATCTGTCTCAAAATCAAACCTTAGTCTATGGCTTTGATTACCGTAACACTAATGTACACAACACTTCCTTTAATTACGGTACAAATATTTTACGATTAAACTATGATGACGGTATCAGTCAAGGGGCAATTTTTAGTAGATATGATATTCAGTTTTCTCCTAATTTGAATGTCAATTTAGGAGTGCGTCAAGATTTTAGTAGTTTAGTTAATGGTTCATTTACATCTCCATCTGTAGGTGCAAAATTCGCAGTTTCTGATTCCACTACCCTGAGAGCTAACTATATCAGAAACTTCCGCGCCCCCACCATTGCTAATTTATTTAATAATAATCCTACTAATATTGGTAATCCTGATTTAAAACCAGAAAAAAGCGATAGTTTTGATGTGGGAATTGATCAGAAAATCAGCAATATTGGCTTATTGCGGTTGACGTTTTTTAGTAATCGTGTTTCTGACACCCTTGCTTTTAAAAGACTCACTCCACCCGTAAATGGGAATACAGGAACTTGGGAAAATATTGGTTTAGTTCAAACTCAAGGAATTGAAGCATCTCTGAATTTACAACTAGCAAAAAATATCTATGCTTTTGTGAATTATACAGCCAATGATCCGCGAATTTTAAAAAGTAGTAATTCCGCAGAAGTTGACAAAGAATTACGTTTTGCAGGTGCGGATAAGTTAAATTTTGGTGTGTCTTATGAAAATCCCCAAGGTTGGTATTTGGGGTTATTGATGAATTCTTTAAACGGATATCCAACCAATAATACAAATACAGAATTTTTGCCAGGTTACACCACTTTGGATGTTAAAATGCGTGTACCAATTAATGATAAGCTAGTATTGACTGGTAGCTTGGATAATTTGTTTAATCATCGTTATCAGTTGTTCCCTGGTTTTCCTGATGGGGGTAGGGTTTTTCAATTGGGGTTGAGTTCTAGTTTTTAA
- the ilvB gene encoding biosynthetic-type acetolactate synthase large subunit, which yields MPSPSQISLPQSENQKQSAISKSTPVTPKRETGGFALLDSLLRHGVEYIFGYPGGAILPIYDDLYKVEETGTIKHILVRHEQGASHAADGYARATGKVGVCFGTSGPGATNLVTGIATAYMDSIPMIIVTGQVPRAAIGTDAFQETDIYGITLPIVKHSYVVRDPKDMARIVAEAFHIASTGRPGPVLIDVPKDVALEVFDYVPVEPGSVKLPGYRPTVKGNPRQINAAIQLIRESRRPLLYVGGGAIAANAHEEVQQLAELFNIPVTTTLMGIGAFDEHHPLSVGMLGMHGTAYANFAVTDCDLLICVGARFDDRVTGKLDEFASHAKVIHIDIDPAEVGKNRVPDVPIVGDVKTVLQDLLRRCQNTNGKATPNQNQEWLNLINRWKQDYPLVVPHHADSISPQEVIVEVGRQAPNAFYTTDVGQHQMWAAQFLKNGPRRWISSAGLGTMGFGVPAAMGAKVAFPDEEVICISGDASFQMCLQELGTLAQYGINVKTVILNNGWQGMVRQWQQAFYGERYSCSNMEVGMPDIELLAQAYGIKGMVINTREELADKIAEMLAHNGPVIVDVRVTKDENCYPMVAPGKSNAQMFGLPKPAPTAAVEPVYCNHCGTKNPPSHNFCAECGNKL from the coding sequence GTGCCATCGCCTTCTCAAATCAGTCTCCCACAATCAGAAAATCAGAAGCAGTCCGCTATTTCTAAATCTACCCCTGTAACTCCAAAACGGGAAACAGGCGGTTTCGCTCTGTTAGATAGTCTGCTGCGTCATGGTGTTGAGTATATCTTTGGTTATCCTGGTGGGGCAATTCTACCGATTTATGATGACCTTTACAAAGTAGAGGAAACTGGTACAATTAAACACATTCTTGTCAGACATGAACAAGGCGCGTCCCATGCTGCGGATGGTTATGCCCGTGCAACTGGCAAGGTAGGAGTATGTTTTGGTACTTCTGGTCCCGGAGCAACTAACCTGGTAACAGGTATTGCAACCGCTTACATGGATTCTATTCCCATGATCATTGTTACTGGACAAGTACCACGGGCTGCAATTGGTACTGATGCTTTCCAAGAGACAGATATTTACGGTATTACTCTACCCATTGTTAAGCATTCTTATGTAGTGCGTGATCCCAAAGACATGGCGCGAATTGTAGCGGAAGCGTTCCACATTGCCAGTACGGGTAGACCTGGACCTGTGTTGATAGATGTTCCTAAAGATGTGGCTTTAGAAGTATTTGATTATGTACCTGTAGAACCAGGTTCAGTTAAGTTACCAGGATATCGTCCCACTGTTAAAGGCAACCCTAGACAAATTAACGCAGCTATCCAGTTAATTCGTGAAAGTCGTCGTCCTTTATTGTATGTGGGTGGAGGTGCGATCGCGGCTAATGCTCACGAAGAAGTTCAACAATTAGCAGAATTATTTAATATCCCTGTCACCACAACTTTAATGGGTATCGGTGCATTTGATGAACATCATCCCCTATCTGTGGGAATGTTGGGAATGCACGGAACTGCGTACGCTAATTTTGCGGTGACAGATTGTGATTTACTGATTTGTGTTGGTGCAAGATTTGATGACCGGGTAACAGGTAAATTAGATGAATTTGCCTCCCATGCTAAAGTTATTCACATTGATATTGACCCAGCAGAAGTAGGTAAAAACCGTGTTCCTGATGTGCCTATTGTTGGCGATGTCAAAACCGTTTTGCAAGATTTATTGCGGCGATGTCAAAACACAAATGGCAAAGCAACACCTAACCAAAATCAAGAATGGTTGAATTTAATTAACCGTTGGAAACAAGATTATCCTTTGGTTGTGCCTCATCATGCTGATAGCATTTCTCCCCAAGAGGTAATTGTGGAAGTTGGTCGCCAAGCACCCAACGCATTTTATACAACTGATGTGGGACAGCATCAAATGTGGGCTGCCCAATTTTTGAAGAATGGACCAAGACGCTGGATCTCTAGCGCAGGTTTAGGAACAATGGGTTTTGGTGTACCTGCGGCGATGGGTGCAAAGGTAGCTTTCCCAGATGAAGAGGTAATTTGTATTAGCGGTGATGCCAGTTTCCAAATGTGTTTACAGGAATTGGGAACATTAGCACAATATGGTATAAATGTCAAGACTGTTATTTTAAATAACGGTTGGCAGGGAATGGTGCGCCAGTGGCAACAAGCCTTTTACGGTGAGCGTTATTCCTGCTCCAACATGGAAGTAGGGATGCCGGATATTGAACTTTTGGCACAGGCTTATGGTATTAAAGGCATGGTGATTAATACCAGAGAAGAGTTAGCGGATAAAATCGCCGAAATGCTGGCACACAATGGACCAGTAATTGTAGATGTCCGTGTTACTAAGGATGAAAACTGCTATCCAATGGTAGCGCCTGGTAAGAGTAACGCCCAGATGTTTGGTTTACCCAAACCAGCACCTACAGCAGCAGTTGAGCCAGTTTACTGCAACCATTGTGGAACGAAAAACCCACCCAGTCATAATTTCTGTGCTGAGTGCGGGAATAAGTTGTAA